CGCTCGCAACCTCAGAAGGCTTGTCAGTTTGACAAGTCTTTTTTTATTTTTCTCCTTATTCGTTCCTCTCTTCTCGCCATTTGGAATCTTTTCTCAATAGTTCTACGTGTTTTTTTCGGTATTTTTGATTGTTTTTCCTTTCTGTGAAAAAGTCTTGAATCTCTGCTCAAATCTGAATATGCTAAAAAGAATAATACTAACAGTAAGGCTAAAGGAATCAATATCAGATAAAAAGCAGTATAGTCGACAAAATAGTCATATGATTTGACAGAAAAAGATGTAAAAATCAATTTTGCAAGTGTTGTTATACCCAATAAAAGCCCAATGACTAAAGGTTGTTGTCTTTCAGAAGCCTGTGTAATTACCACAGCATAAATAATTGGAAGAATTGGAGCTAAGCAAAATGCAGTAGCTGCCAAAAGTAAAGAATACGGCGATATATTGTTTAATTCAGAAGCTGCAATAATAATAGTATCCTTAAAAATATCGCTATTCCATAGAACAAGTAATATCACTCCCACAATACAGAACACAAAAATCATGAAGCGTCCTGCTCGTTGTAAAATTACTCCAATAAATAAACGACTTACTGCCATAACAAAAAATATAACTGCCAATACGCCTAAATTATAAAACTGCTTGGTTCGCAAATCTATAAGTTTAACAGCAAAAATATTAGCCCACTCTTCAAAATGAACATAGATAATGGAAGCAATAAAAACACAAAAAATAGAAAGTATCAAAATAGAATTGACCAATAATCCATTTAAGGATTTGCTCGCATGTCGAAACTCATTTTTCCAAGATTCAGGCTTGGTTCGCAATGGATAATGATAATGTAGAAACTGAAAACCTATAGAAATAATTAAAAAAGGTAACAATATCCAGTAGGCGTGTGTCCAAGAAGAGTCAATATCTTGAATATAAGGCAAAAAAAGCCCATAACTAAGAGCGACTCCCAACAGATACATGCCTTCTAAGTGCATAATACGCCTTGCATGTTGTCCTTTTTTTTCTGATTCTAAACTTATGAGCCAGTAGGCAGCCAGCCTTACAAGGGCAAAAGAACCTCCTGTAAGACAAAACAAAAATTCAGCTAAAGCAAAGTTATGACTCTGAAAAGAAACAGCTAATGAGCAAATTGCCATCAGAGAAAGACAAGCAACAATAATATTTCTAGCAGACCAACGAGGTACTATAATCGCTCCTACTATGGTAAAAACAATATAACTTATATCACGAATATTCATCAGAATTGTAGTCTCACTACTACTTCTGTCGTACGAAAATACAGCTCCCAACACGGCAAATGCAGCAGCATGATAAAGTATTCCATAGATAAGAAAAGCACTACCCAAAACTGCCGTAATTGGAAGCTCTGGACGTTTATAAACTCTCTTCAAGCCTTGTCCACTCTTCAAACTTGAGGAAGGCAAAGGGATATTAATTGAATTTTCTGTACTATTTTCCAAGTCTTTTATATAAGGTAAGGGATAACAAAATAGCTTTTAAAGTTATTTCCCACAAAATACATTATTTTGATAGATTCTCAAAGATAACTTTCTCATTGCTTTCTATGAAGAGAGTTTAAAGATAGAAAGGTGGTGATTTTCTTTGTCTTTTGAAATAAAAAATGCTTCTAACGGATATTATGAAAATAAGTTGAGGTAGATTAGCAAAAAAAATGAAATAAAATTTGCATAGCGTCTTTTTTCTTGATTTATTTGTGAATTGATTAAAAATAGATAGTATTTTGATCGATTCAGACCTTTAGAGAGGTGTCCGAGTGGCTTAAGGAGCTCGCTTGGAAAGCGAGTATACCCCAAAAGGGTATCGGGGGTTCGAATCCCTTCCTCTCTGCAAAGAGACTAAAATAATAAAAAATCAATCAATTAAACTTCTGTTCTTGTCTCTAAGAATGATATTTTATTGATTATCTCAAACTAAAATGTTACTTTTAGGTCGCAAATTGTATTATTAGACTAGCTTAGCATAAGTTTCTGATAAAGACTTTCTAGCCATTTGAGCAGTTTGTGTTAATTTTAAAATAATTTATTTCAGCAGAACTGAAAAGATTATTTTTTTTGATTGAAATTTTATTACTTTGTCAAATCGTATTTCAAGATAATAAACTTGTTTTTAACTAATTGAATCAAAATTTTAAATAATTACCTGCTAAAAAACACAGTAATTACTTTCGTTTTGATTTGATGTTGTCAATTTTAATTTTACAACCTTAGCCCAAACTGCTAAACTATAATATCTTAAAATTATTAAGATTATTTACTCCGTAAATCACTCAGACTGATATGAAAAAATTATTTTCTCTGCTTGCCCTAATTTGCTTCTTCGCTATTGGTACAGTACAAGCCCAACCCCTCACTCCTGAAGATTCAGTTGCAATGGCTGATTCTATTGCTGCTGCTGAAGAAGCTGCTGCACAACAACAAGCTGAAGAAGAAGCTGCTGCAAAAGCAAAAGCTGACGCAGAGGCTGCTGCTGTTCCAGTTGCCCAAGACCAAACTACTCACGAAGCTATCAAAGAAAAATTTATTGAAGGTGGATGGGACTTTATGTCATTAGTACTTATCTGTTTGATTATCGGTCTTGCAGTAGCTATTGAGCGTATCATTGTACTTAACCTTGCTAGTACCAACAAAGACAAATTATTAGCGAAAGTAGAAGATGCTCTTCGTGAAGGTGGCGTAACTAGAGCACAAGAAGTTTGTGCTGCAACTCGTGGTCCGATTGCTGATATTTTTGCACAAGGCTTAATGAGTGCTAACCGTGGTATTGAAATCGTAGAAAAAACAGTTATGTCTGCTGGTTCAGTAGAGATGTCTAAATTAGAAAAAGGACTTATTTGGATTTCACTTTTTATCGCTCTTGCTCCAATGCTTGGGTTTATGGGTACTGTAATCGGTATGATTGGTGCATTTGATGCTATCCAAGCAGCAGGTGATATTCAACCTTCACTCGTAGCAGGTGGTATTAAAGTAGCCCTTCTTACAACAGTAGGTGGTCTTATTGTGGCAGTAATCCTTCAAATTTTTTACAATTACTGTGTATCTAAGATAGACTCTATTGTTACAGATATGGAAGATGCTTCTATCTCTCTCATTGATTTGCTTATGAAACACGACCTTTCTAAGTAATTAAAGACAAAAGTTGAAATAAAATCGGGTGTATTGTTACACCACCAAGTAATGATACACCCATTTTATTTTTTTCAAACTTAGAAATCACTTTCATTATCATTTCAAATCAGAATACTCATCATTAGATAAAAGAATTATGCAAAAATATCTTTCTTTAATAATCTATGGCATTGTTGTAATTTTATTTGTTGCTTTTGGCATATATGGATGCTCTGGCTATCCAGCACAAAAGAAAGCTGCATTGAAGCAAGCCGTAGAAGAAAAAGGTTATACGGAGGTTACTCCTGAACTTATGGAAAAAGTAAAACTACCTACAAAGGTAGAAGACCAAATCACAGGTAATGCTGTTGCAGATTGGTTTATCCCTCTATCTTATGTACTTGTGGGTTTTGCTATGATTTCAGCTATTGTTCTTCCTTTAATTTATGCCATTACTCAAGACCCTAAATCACTTGTAAAGATTGCCGTTTCGTTAGTCGCTCTTGTGGTGGTCTTCTTTATCTGTTATGCTTTTGCAGAGGGTGAAGCTGTCAAAACACCAGATGTTGAAATGTCAGCAGAAGGTTCAAAATATATTGGAGGCGTACTTATTATGACGTATGTTATGATTGCAGTAGCTTTTATTGGTGCTATCTTCGGAGAAGTAAGCCGTTCATTTAAATAAGAAATTTTCAATTATGGGAAAGAAAAAACGTGAAGACCCAGGGGTAAATGCCAGTTCGATGGCAGATATTGCCTTTCTACTCCTTATCTTTTTCTTGGTAACCACACGTATTGCTTCAGAGAAAGGTATTTATAGAGATTTAGCTCCCAAACCAGAAGGAGAAGTTCCTCCAGTAGAACTCAATAAGCGAAACGTTTATAAAGTTATTATCAACTCTAGTAACGAACTCTTAATTGAAGGAGACGAAGGAAGAATAGGTCAGATAAAAAAAGAAGTCAAAGCACACGTAAATAACTACGGTGCAGACCCAGAACTTTCTGTAAGTCCGAAAGATGCTATTATTTCTATCAAAACAGACAGAGGTACAGATTATACTACCTATCTTGCTGTTTTAGATGAAATTTTACAAGCCTACAACGAACTTAGAGCAGAATATCTGACAAAACAACTGGGCGAGAAAATTACTGTGGAAGATTTCTTAGAAATCTCTAGGCAGGACACACAAGTAAACAAAGACCGTTACAAAATGGCGAAAGATAAATATCCTCTCAATGTTTCTGATGCAGAGCCAACAGGAAGTGGAGGAGCAAAGTAATTTAGCCAATTAGTAACCAATGAATTATACAGAAACAACATTTCTAAACTAGAAATAGCATGCCTTTTAAAAAGAAAGCCAAAGCGAATCCAGAAATACCTACTTCTGCTTTACCAGATATTATTTTTATGTTACTTTTCTTCTTTATGGTTTCTACTGTAATGAGAGAAAATACACTTAAAGTAAACGTACTTTTGCCACAAGCAAATCAAGTACAGAAAATGGAAAAAGCCAATTTGGTAGCCAATATTTATATCGGTAAGCCAAAAGAAGCAGACCAGTTTGGTACAGCACCTCGTATTCAAGTAAATGATGTATTCATCAACTTAGACCAAATTCAACAGTTTGCGATAGAAGCTATGGCAAATGTACCCGAAGTAGATAAAAATCGTTTTCGTGTAGCTATAAAAGGAGATGTTGGTTTGGATATGGGTGTAGTTATAGATGTTCGTGAAGAACTTCGTGAAACAGAAGCTCTCAAAATCTATTATGCAGCCTCTAAAGGAGAAGAATAATCTCAATACTAATATTATATCTATTAAAAGTCATTTTCAAAAATTGAAAATGACTTTTTTTATTGTATATTTATTCAGAATAACCTCTTCTAAATTAACTATACATGGAAAAGACACTTCTTACAGACATACAAAATGAGTTGGGAGATACGTATGCTCAATACTATAAATTGGAGCAGTATCCTCATATTCTACTTCAAGAATGGAAAGGCTTCTGTATGCCAGACGAACTCAAAACTGGTCATCAAAAAGTAATAGACTTAGTAACTAAACACAAATTTACTCACTTAATTTCTGTAATTGTAGATATAGAGGGGTCATTTGAGGAAACAAACGAGTGGTTTCTGACAGAATTTAATCCTAAAATGGTAGAACTGGGAATGAAATACGAAGCCATTATTCAAAGTGAAAATCTTTTTGCACAGCTTTCAGCAGAAGAATTAGTAGAAGACAGCACACTCAAAGAGATTGGCTACCACATGCGTTTATTTGACTCTGTAGAAAAAGGATTAGAATGGTTTGAGGAAAGTAAAAAATCTTAAACAAAATCCACATCAACAACAACCTGAACTTTTTTAAAAGACTTGTCCTTATAAAGTTCATCTATTTGAGACTGAATAAAATCCTTTGTTTTTCCTAAAGCAAACTGACTGCGTTCTAATTTTATCAAAATAGCCTGTTGAAACTTATTTCGGATACGCTCAATAATAGGAGCTTCGGGTCCCAATACACGCTGATTTCCAAGTTTAGATTGTAATTTTTTAGATAAAATAATGGCTGCTTTATAGGCTGTTTCTCGCTCTTCGTGTCTAACCATTAGTTTTATAAGTCTTGAAAATGGTGGATAGAGATACTGCTCTCTTTCTACAATTTCTTGATTATAAAAAGTCTGATAATCGTGCAAGCCAATGATAGAAAACAAAGGATGTGAAGGAGAATATGTTTGAATGACTACTTTTCCCTCTCCACTTCTTCGTCCTGCACGCCCACTTACCTGCATAATAAGCTGCATAAAACGCTCTGATGAACGGAAATCTGGAAAAAATAAAATTCTATCAGCATCAAAAACACCTACTAGATTTACCTTTTCAAAATCTAGCCCTTTGGTTATCATTTGAGTTCCAACCAAAATATCTATATCGTGCTTTTCAAAGGCTTCAATAATTTTTTCATAGCCTGTACGTGTGCGAGTAGTATCTTTATCCATTCTTGCAACTCTACTTTCTGGGAGCATTACTTGTAAGTCTTCCTCTATTTTTTGTGTTCCGAAACCTTTTGGATATACTTTGGTAGAACCACAAGCAGAACAGTTTTGAGGAACTTGCGTAGAAAAACCACAATAATGACAACGCAACTCTTGCGCTCTTTGATGATACGTCAAGCTAACCGAACAGTTCTGACATTCTGGAATCCATTCACATTCCTCGCAACTCAAAAAGGGTGCATATCCACGACGATTTTGAAAAAGTAAAATCTGCTCTTGCTGTTCTAAAGCTGTTTTCATTTGCTCAAAAAGCTCTAGCGTAAATTGTTCTTTGAGTTCTTTTCGTTTTTTAGATTCCCTCAAATCTACAAGTTGTATTTGTGGCAGAGTAGCCTCACCAAAACGCTGTAAGACTTCTACCAAACCGTATTGTTTTTGCCGAGCTAAATAATAACTTTCTACTGATGGCGTAGCCGAACCCAAAACAACCTTTGACTGATGTTTGTGCGCCAAAACAAGTGCAGCATCACGAGCGTGATAACGTGGCGCAGGGTCGTATTGCTTATACGAAGGGTCGTGTTCTTCATCAATAATAATCAAGCCTAGATGTTCGAAAGGCAAAAAAACTGACGAACGAACACCAATCACAAAATTTATATCGCCATTCAAAACGCCTTTCCACACTTCTACACGCTCATTATCTGAAAAACGAGAATGATACACTCCCACAGCATTTCCAAAAATACGCTTCAAACGCACTACGATTTGGCTTGTAAGAGCAATTTCTGGCAAAAGCATCAAAACTTGACTTCCACTTTGTAGAACTTGTTCTATCAGACTGACATACATTTCTGTTTTTCCACTTCCTGTAACGCCGTGCAGTAAAACAGTAGATTTATCTTGAAAATGCTCAAAAATTTGATGAACAGCTTTTTCTTGGGTAGAAGTTAAATTTATACTTGAAGTTTCCTGTATCCAATCTTCAAACTCAAAACGAGACAGTGTTTTTTCAAATTCTTCAAATATTCCGTTTCTAATTAAGGTTTTGAGCGAACTAGGAGACAAATTTTCTCCTAAAAGTTCTTTCTTCGAAATGCTTTTAGGATAATCTTGTATAGGATTTTTGGAGAGATAAGTCAGCAAAACTTCTTCCTGTTTTTTGCTTCGTGTTGTGTGAGTAAAGGCTTTAGCAATTCCTTCTTGTGAAGCATATTTTTTGGCAATTCGAATTTGTTTTTCTTTAAGTGGGCTATATTTTTCCTTTAGCTCTTCAAAAATAATAACAATTCGCTTTTGCGTGAGTTTTTTGATGATTTGATAAATATCTCTTAAATTCAGTTTTTCCCCAGCTTGTTCGTAAGTAAGAGAGCTTTCTAATTCTAATAAATTGATAAGGTTAATTTCATCGTCTGACAGATTATATTCCTTTCTTTTTTGCTCAATGTCTTCCTTACCGATTCCACTTTTCCATTCTGGATGGAGTTGCAACCTACTCGTACTACTCAATTTCAAACCAGAAGGCAAGGCTGCATTCATTACTTCCCCAACAGAACACATATAGTATGATGCAATCCACTGCCAAAACCAAAGCTGAGTAGGCGTAACCACTGGATTTTCATCTAAGAGTTCCAAAATATATCTTGCCGAATAGCCTTTAGGTGCTTTATCTGTAACAGATTTCACTATCCCCGTCAGTACTCTTTTTTTTCCGAAAGGAACAACCACACGAACACCTGTTTGAACAAAATCATTGAGTTCAAAAGGAATACGATAGGTAAAAGTAGTTTTGAGAGGCACAGGAATAATTACTTCAGCAAAAAGTGTTGTTCTTTCAGCAGAAGAAATATTTTGAGCATCAGAAAAGGATTGAAAAAGTGACAAATTGAAGTAAAATTATATAACAAAACTAGAATAAAAGAAGCAACTGATTGTAAAGCAATGACTAATTGTATCAACAATTATTAGAGCAGCATTTTATTACTATAAACATACAAAGTTCGTCATTTTTATCAAAAAATCTCTTCTTATAACGACATATTGCTAATATTTTTAGATTACAGCTCGCATGCTATTTTTTGTTTAACTGAGGTTGATTATATTTGCTTTATATAACAAACAAACTTAAACAAATTAGATTATTCCCTTTATTTTATGAAAACATCCTCTTGCCCTATTTGTCAAAATGAAATATTTTATGACTCTAACTATCCTAACGAACTTTGTAAATCTTGTGTAGGACGTGCTACTGACGGACATGGACGTTATGTAAAGTTTTATAATCGCAACTTGGCAAGTGGAATAATTGGTTTTTATGCAGATGCCGACGGTAAAGAAGAATATGAGCATACGACGTGTTATGTAAGTAAGCAAAAATGCGAAGCCAAAGAAGCTCGTTTTGGAGGTGTAGTTATAGAATTGATACCCTCAAAAGATGGAAATTCAGAAAAAAAATAAACTTTTTTGAAACTTTTTTTCAGTATTTGTAACCTTTCAAATTAGATTACGTTAGTTCAAGCAGTAGAGAAAACATTTTTTATTCTTTCTCTACTTTTATATGAGTTTAGCCTAACTACTAGACTTCATTTTTTAACCTTAATTTTTGTTTTCTACATAGTTCACTATTCAAAAATTCATTTTCCATACGAACAAAAAGTCAAATTAGATAGATTGTTGATTTTTGTATGCTTCATATAAAGTTTACATATCTATAATCTCTCAAAATTTGGATTTAACGCAAAAAATGCTATATTTAGTAGTATTTGAAATATAAATTTTCAAAACAATTGTACAAACAACCTTTTGTTCAACTTTTTTAACTAAATAATTACACAGAAATTTGGATACTTGTTTAATAAATAGTAGATTTGTATTAAACAAACTCAGAAAAAACATTTTTCTACAAACCCAAAATTTTTTTAACTATGACAGCCTTCGAATTTGGATTTGCACTACAAAAAATAGCGTATTCTTTACGTCCTTTCGCATTAAAACTTACTAAAGATTCTGATGAAGCTAATGATTTGCTTCAAGAAACTATCCTTAAAGCTTTCTCTAATCGTGAGAAATTTACAGAAGGAACAAATCTTAAAGCTTGGTTATATACAATTATGAAAAATACGTTTATTACGAACTATCAGCGTTTGGTGCGTCGTAATACGTTTATTGACACAACTGAAAACTTACACTTTTTAAATTCTCCAAATCATGTTGCAGCTAATGGAGCGTATGGAGACTTTATGATGCAAGA
This genomic window from Bernardetia sp. contains:
- a CDS encoding ExbD/TolR family protein: MGKKKREDPGVNASSMADIAFLLLIFFLVTTRIASEKGIYRDLAPKPEGEVPPVELNKRNVYKVIINSSNELLIEGDEGRIGQIKKEVKAHVNNYGADPELSVSPKDAIISIKTDRGTDYTTYLAVLDEILQAYNELRAEYLTKQLGEKITVEDFLEISRQDTQVNKDRYKMAKDKYPLNVSDAEPTGSGGAK
- the priA gene encoding primosomal protein N' — encoded protein: MSLFQSFSDAQNISSAERTTLFAEVIIPVPLKTTFTYRIPFELNDFVQTGVRVVVPFGKKRVLTGIVKSVTDKAPKGYSARYILELLDENPVVTPTQLWFWQWIASYYMCSVGEVMNAALPSGLKLSSTSRLQLHPEWKSGIGKEDIEQKRKEYNLSDDEINLINLLELESSLTYEQAGEKLNLRDIYQIIKKLTQKRIVIIFEELKEKYSPLKEKQIRIAKKYASQEGIAKAFTHTTRSKKQEEVLLTYLSKNPIQDYPKSISKKELLGENLSPSSLKTLIRNGIFEEFEKTLSRFEFEDWIQETSSINLTSTQEKAVHQIFEHFQDKSTVLLHGVTGSGKTEMYVSLIEQVLQSGSQVLMLLPEIALTSQIVVRLKRIFGNAVGVYHSRFSDNERVEVWKGVLNGDINFVIGVRSSVFLPFEHLGLIIIDEEHDPSYKQYDPAPRYHARDAALVLAHKHQSKVVLGSATPSVESYYLARQKQYGLVEVLQRFGEATLPQIQLVDLRESKKRKELKEQFTLELFEQMKTALEQQEQILLFQNRRGYAPFLSCEECEWIPECQNCSVSLTYHQRAQELRCHYCGFSTQVPQNCSACGSTKVYPKGFGTQKIEEDLQVMLPESRVARMDKDTTRTRTGYEKIIEAFEKHDIDILVGTQMITKGLDFEKVNLVGVFDADRILFFPDFRSSERFMQLIMQVSGRAGRRSGEGKVVIQTYSPSHPLFSIIGLHDYQTFYNQEIVEREQYLYPPFSRLIKLMVRHEERETAYKAAIILSKKLQSKLGNQRVLGPEAPIIERIRNKFQQAILIKLERSQFALGKTKDFIQSQIDELYKDKSFKKVQVVVDVDFV
- a CDS encoding MotA/TolQ/ExbB proton channel family protein: MKKLFSLLALICFFAIGTVQAQPLTPEDSVAMADSIAAAEEAAAQQQAEEEAAAKAKADAEAAAVPVAQDQTTHEAIKEKFIEGGWDFMSLVLICLIIGLAVAIERIIVLNLASTNKDKLLAKVEDALREGGVTRAQEVCAATRGPIADIFAQGLMSANRGIEIVEKTVMSAGSVEMSKLEKGLIWISLFIALAPMLGFMGTVIGMIGAFDAIQAAGDIQPSLVAGGIKVALLTTVGGLIVAVILQIFYNYCVSKIDSIVTDMEDASISLIDLLMKHDLSK
- a CDS encoding ExbD/TolR family protein: MPFKKKAKANPEIPTSALPDIIFMLLFFFMVSTVMRENTLKVNVLLPQANQVQKMEKANLVANIYIGKPKEADQFGTAPRIQVNDVFINLDQIQQFAIEAMANVPEVDKNRFRVAIKGDVGLDMGVVIDVREELRETEALKIYYAASKGEE
- a CDS encoding RNA polymerase sigma factor, with the translated sequence MTAFEFGFALQKIAYSLRPFALKLTKDSDEANDLLQETILKAFSNREKFTEGTNLKAWLYTIMKNTFITNYQRLVRRNTFIDTTENLHFLNSPNHVAANGAYGDFMMQDVVRAIEKLDDAYKVPFMMHFRGFKYYEIAERLEIPIGTVKNRIHIARKELKGNLKVYASKN
- a CDS encoding MFS transporter, with protein sequence MPSSSLKSGQGLKRVYKRPELPITAVLGSAFLIYGILYHAAAFAVLGAVFSYDRSSSETTILMNIRDISYIVFTIVGAIIVPRWSARNIIVACLSLMAICSLAVSFQSHNFALAEFLFCLTGGSFALVRLAAYWLISLESEKKGQHARRIMHLEGMYLLGVALSYGLFLPYIQDIDSSWTHAYWILLPFLIISIGFQFLHYHYPLRTKPESWKNEFRHASKSLNGLLVNSILILSIFCVFIASIIYVHFEEWANIFAVKLIDLRTKQFYNLGVLAVIFFVMAVSRLFIGVILQRAGRFMIFVFCIVGVILLVLWNSDIFKDTIIIAASELNNISPYSLLLAATAFCLAPILPIIYAVVITQASERQQPLVIGLLLGITTLAKLIFTSFSVKSYDYFVDYTAFYLILIPLALLLVLFFLAYSDLSRDSRLFHRKEKQSKIPKKTRRTIEKRFQMARREERIRRKIKKDLSN